The DNA sequence TCAGGTGAAAGCGCTCGGCGTGCATTTCGTGGTCGGCCACCTTCTCCGCCTTAACCGGCCGAAAGGTTCCTACCCCCACGTGCAGCGTCACAAACACATGCGGAAGCGTCTCCATCATTTCAGGGGTGAAATGGAGGCCGGCCGTGGGCGCGGCCACCGCGCCTTCTTTGGCGGCATAGACGGTTTGATAGCGCTCGCGATCTTCTGGCTCCATCTCCCGCTCCATGTAGTGCGGCAGCGCGAGTTGGCCGTAGCGGTCTTCTTCGATCGATGATTGCCAGCGAATCAGGCGATCGCCGTTTTCCAAGACCGCCTCGACCACCCCTTCCACCCCGCCCAGGGCAATCTTGCGCCCTACTTTCATGCGCTTGCCGGGTTTCACGAGACAGCGCCAAAGACAGGGCTCGGCCGCTTCCAACTTGAGAAGCTCGACCTTCCCCTCGTCCGAAAAAAAGCGGGCTGGCACCACCCTCGTGTCATTGAACACGCAGAGCGAGCCCTCTCCCAGAGACTCGGAGAAGTCGCGAAACTGGCCATGCGAAATCGTTCCCCGCGCCCGATCCACCACCATCATGCGGGAAGCGGAGCGATCCGCGAGCGGCCGCGAAGCGATCAGCTCCGAGGGCAACAGGTAATCGAAGTCGCTCGTTCGCAGACCCTGCTCGGAAGAGGAAGCCATCAAGATCGGAACTTGTCTGAAAAGACCCTCGGATCAAACAGCTTCCCGCTTTCCCAGAAGACGATCCGCAGCCTCCAAACCAGTCCC is a window from the Verrucomicrobiota bacterium genome containing:
- the queA gene encoding tRNA preQ1(34) S-adenosylmethionine ribosyltransferase-isomerase QueA — encoded protein: MASSSEQGLRTSDFDYLLPSELIASRPLADRSASRMMVVDRARGTISHGQFRDFSESLGEGSLCVFNDTRVVPARFFSDEGKVELLKLEAAEPCLWRCLVKPGKRMKVGRKIALGGVEGVVEAVLENGDRLIRWQSSIEEDRYGQLALPHYMEREMEPEDRERYQTVYAAKEGAVAAPTAGLHFTPEMMETLPHVFVTLHVGVGTFRPVKAEKVADHEMHAERFHLSEETARRINEARRVVAIGTTTVRVLESQADPAGSLQSGSGETSVFLFPPYDFRCVDSLLTNFHLPQSTLLMLVSALAGRELILEAYAKAVEERYRFFSYGDCMLIL